A region of Rhodoferax potami DNA encodes the following proteins:
- a CDS encoding CysB family HTH-type transcriptional regulator produces MNLHQFRFVQEAARRNLNLTEAAKALHTSQPGVSKAIIELEEELGIDIFARHGKRLKRITEPGQHVLKSIELILREVNNLKRIGEQYSSQDSGTLSIATTHTQARYVLPEKVAQLRAAFPKVNVSLHQGAPDQVARMLIDDVAEIGIATESLSNYSELVTLPCYEWQHVLVLPADHPLALKEHVTLEDVAAEPLITYHPSFTGRTKIDQAFEARKLEPRISLEAIDSDVIKTYVRLGLGIGIAAEMAVTDVVEDMEKNGARGGLVVRPAGYLFGQNVTRVAFKRSAYLRNFVFTFAEFLSSRLNRALIAKAMEGHVNDYEL; encoded by the coding sequence ATGAACCTTCACCAATTCCGCTTCGTACAAGAAGCCGCGCGCCGCAACCTCAACCTGACCGAGGCGGCGAAGGCACTACATACCTCGCAGCCGGGTGTGTCCAAAGCCATTATTGAGCTGGAAGAAGAGCTGGGCATCGACATCTTTGCCCGCCACGGCAAACGCCTCAAGCGCATCACCGAGCCAGGCCAGCATGTGCTCAAAAGCATCGAGTTGATCCTGCGTGAGGTCAACAACCTCAAGCGCATCGGCGAACAATACAGCTCGCAGGACAGCGGCACGCTATCGATCGCCACCACCCACACACAAGCCCGTTATGTGCTGCCGGAAAAGGTGGCACAACTCCGCGCAGCCTTTCCCAAGGTCAATGTGAGCCTGCACCAAGGCGCGCCTGACCAGGTCGCCCGCATGCTGATCGACGATGTGGCCGAAATCGGGATCGCCACCGAATCCCTGTCCAACTACAGCGAACTGGTCACCCTGCCCTGCTACGAGTGGCAACACGTGCTGGTATTGCCCGCCGACCACCCCTTGGCCCTGAAAGAGCATGTCACGCTGGAAGACGTCGCTGCCGAGCCGCTCATCACTTACCACCCGTCCTTTACCGGACGCACCAAAATTGACCAAGCGTTTGAGGCCCGCAAGCTGGAGCCTCGGATTTCGCTCGAAGCGATTGACTCCGACGTGATCAAGACCTATGTGCGCCTGGGCTTGGGCATCGGCATTGCGGCTGAAATGGCGGTCACCGATGTGGTGGAGGACATGGAGAAAAACGGCGCCCGTGGCGGCTTGGTGGTGCGACCCGCGGGCTACCTGTTCGGCCAGAACGTGACTCGAGTAGCCTTCAAGCGCAGCGCCTATTTGCGCAATTTCGTGTTCACTTTTGCGGAATTTTTAAGCAGCCGCCTGAACCGCGCGCTGATCGCCAAGGCCATGGAAGGCCACGTAAACGATTATGAGTTGTGA
- a CDS encoding sirohydrochlorin chelatase has product MTSPAPRHAIVLFAHGSRDPLWHKPMEAVAARIRSQSADVEVACAYLELSQPDLPDTVAQLTGAGVGSITIVPMFLGVGRHAREDLPELVTQLRADHPAVHFHLQKAVGEDDRLVQMLASIALDPTEA; this is encoded by the coding sequence ATGACAAGCCCCGCCCCCCGCCACGCAATTGTGTTGTTCGCCCACGGTTCCCGCGACCCGCTGTGGCACAAGCCCATGGAGGCGGTGGCCGCGCGCATTCGCAGCCAGTCAGCAGACGTCGAAGTGGCCTGTGCCTACCTAGAGCTCAGCCAGCCTGACCTGCCCGACACCGTGGCGCAACTCACTGGTGCGGGCGTCGGCAGCATCACCATCGTGCCCATGTTTTTGGGCGTAGGCCGCCATGCCCGCGAGGATTTGCCTGAATTGGTAACCCAATTGCGCGCCGACCATCCGGCGGTGCATTTCCACCTCCAGAAGGCGGTGGGGGAAGACGATCGCCTGGTGCAGATGTTGGCATCTATTGCGTTGGATCCGACCGAGGCATAA
- the lptG gene encoding LPS export ABC transporter permease LptG: MKTLRKLLYGEVVTAVALVTLAFIALFFFFDVVEELQQVTRLGASGYQVPQALIYVALMIPAHVYELFPITVLIGTIFVMARLARSSEFTILRTSGLGPWKALRTLMVLGLGFVLFTFAVGDYVAPLADKTAQLLKSRFQGKISVGKTGAWLKEKQAYGSYSVNVGSLASDATLKDIRVYEFDNQGFVVSLTEAKTGTFGSDESWMLANGERTEFTSGPNQIPKVDRAAFDTFRWPTQISAEMVAAAVLRPERMGTIDLFQYIRHLNANGQSAQKYEIQFWKKVFYPLSCLVMVVLSLPFAYLHFRSGGIASYTFGGVMAGISFVLLNNVVNDLGNLQGWQPWITAALPGMIYSFFSLAAFTWLVLRR; encoded by the coding sequence ATGAAGACGTTGCGCAAACTCCTGTACGGAGAAGTGGTGACCGCAGTGGCGCTGGTCACGCTGGCATTCATCGCACTGTTTTTTTTCTTTGACGTGGTGGAAGAACTCCAACAAGTCACCCGGCTGGGCGCAAGTGGTTACCAAGTGCCGCAGGCGCTGATTTATGTCGCGCTGATGATTCCAGCCCACGTGTACGAGTTGTTTCCTATCACGGTACTCATCGGCACCATTTTTGTGATGGCCCGCTTGGCCCGGAGTTCGGAGTTCACGATTCTGCGTACCAGTGGCTTGGGCCCTTGGAAGGCGTTGCGGACCTTGATGGTGCTGGGCTTGGGCTTTGTCTTGTTTACTTTTGCGGTTGGCGACTATGTGGCCCCCTTGGCGGACAAAACAGCCCAACTGCTCAAATCCCGCTTTCAGGGCAAGATCAGTGTGGGTAAAACCGGCGCCTGGCTGAAAGAAAAGCAGGCTTACGGCAGCTACTCGGTAAACGTGGGTTCCCTGGCATCGGATGCAACCCTCAAAGACATCAGGGTCTACGAATTCGACAACCAGGGCTTTGTGGTCTCTCTGACCGAGGCCAAAACAGGCACTTTCGGTAGCGATGAATCCTGGATGCTCGCCAACGGTGAGCGCACCGAATTTACATCCGGCCCAAACCAGATCCCGAAAGTGGACCGCGCGGCGTTCGATACCTTCCGTTGGCCCACCCAAATCAGCGCCGAAATGGTGGCCGCAGCGGTACTGCGGCCCGAGCGCATGGGCACGATTGACCTGTTCCAGTACATCCGCCATCTCAATGCCAACGGCCAGAGCGCCCAGAAGTATGAGATCCAATTCTGGAAAAAAGTCTTCTATCCCTTGAGCTGCCTGGTGATGGTGGTGCTGTCATTGCCATTTGCCTACTTGCATTTCCGCTCGGGTGGCATCGCCAGCTACACCTTTGGTGGCGTGATGGCAGGCATCAGCTTTGTGTTGCTGAACAACGTAGTGAATGACCTTGGGAACTTACAGGGTTGGCAGCCTTGGATCACAGCGGCCCTGCCGGGCATGATCTACTCTTTCTTTTCTCTTGCAGCCTTTACCTGGTTGGTACTCCGACGATGA
- the lptF gene encoding LPS export ABC transporter permease LptF: protein MLFHSSIRKELGRSFGATLVVLVTVVMTMTLLRTLGEASRGTFNPADVLIIMGYTVLSDMPTILSMSLFISVLTVVTRMYRDSEMVIWFGSGRGLLGLVGPLLRFAWPILLVVLTLAFVILPWSFSKIEDLRDRYDKRGDIARIEPGQFQESANGDRVFFIEKDSRGQQTGKNVFISTQEGNKQTITSARSGTVEVMNGDKFLVLQEGQRLERTTGKNDMTLSTFERYGARVGADDNSGRDYSPSNAKTTLELLRTQNPQHFAELAWRAGLTLAAFNLIWIGLAAAGANPRAGRSTNLIFAFLAFVVYFNLLVLAKNWVESGKAELVPMLLQLHGGVFLLSMLWLFKRHNHWALRLPRRNTRKEGSA from the coding sequence ATGTTATTCCATTCCTCCATTCGCAAAGAGTTAGGCCGCAGTTTCGGCGCGACGCTGGTCGTTCTGGTGACCGTCGTCATGACCATGACGCTGCTGCGCACCTTGGGCGAAGCCTCGCGCGGCACCTTCAATCCAGCCGACGTGCTGATCATCATGGGCTACACCGTGCTCTCGGATATGCCGACCATCCTGTCGATGAGTCTGTTTATTTCGGTGTTGACGGTTGTCACCCGGATGTACCGCGACAGCGAAATGGTGATCTGGTTCGGCAGCGGGCGCGGGTTATTGGGCTTGGTCGGCCCTCTGCTCCGGTTCGCCTGGCCCATTTTGCTGGTGGTTTTGACGTTGGCATTCGTGATCTTGCCCTGGTCATTCAGCAAAATTGAAGACCTGCGCGACCGGTACGACAAGCGCGGCGACATCGCGCGCATTGAGCCGGGGCAGTTTCAAGAGTCAGCGAATGGTGACCGGGTCTTTTTTATTGAAAAAGACAGCAGGGGCCAACAAACAGGCAAGAACGTTTTCATCTCTACCCAAGAAGGTAACAAGCAAACCATCACCAGCGCGCGCTCTGGAACCGTCGAGGTCATGAATGGGGACAAGTTTCTGGTGCTCCAGGAAGGGCAACGTCTGGAGCGGACCACCGGCAAAAATGACATGACACTCAGCACCTTCGAGCGCTACGGCGCCCGGGTCGGTGCTGACGACAACTCCGGCCGCGACTACTCCCCGTCCAATGCCAAAACCACCCTCGAGTTGCTGCGGACCCAAAACCCTCAGCACTTTGCTGAACTCGCCTGGCGAGCCGGATTGACCTTGGCCGCCTTCAACTTAATTTGGATCGGCTTGGCCGCCGCAGGGGCCAACCCCCGCGCAGGGCGGAGCACCAATCTGATCTTCGCGTTTCTGGCCTTTGTGGTGTATTTCAATCTCTTGGTGCTGGCCAAAAATTGGGTCGAGAGCGGAAAAGCAGAGCTCGTTCCCATGCTGCTCCAGTTGCATGGCGGTGTTTTTTTGCTGAGCATGTTGTGGTTGTTCAAGCGACACAACCACTGGGCGCTCCGACTGCCGCGCCGCAACACCCGTAAGGAGGGCTCCGCATGA
- a CDS encoding leucyl aminopeptidase: MNFELKPLNLVALANEKADLLVLLIAQDFKPGKDELSILIGKALKQGDFSAKPGTVLALHRPVQANAAKVLLVAVGEGTARQVRSAITACAGSLKAPVVKKAVIAFAGPAREDAVRVVPLAVADATYVYTHTKSKPEGRQLQKVLVGASNASEIAASFAVAVGTVAGVEFAKEWANRPANYATPTLLGQAAQSLAEFAKISCEVLGPKEVAKLGMGSFMAVAQGSDEPLRFIVLKYSGATKAQAPLVLVGKGITFDSGGISIKPAAEMDEMKFDMSGAASVLGTFRTLAELKPAINVIGLIPACENLLNGKAVKPGDVVTSMSGQTIEILNTDAEGRLVLCDALTYAERFKPTAVVDIATLTGACMVALGGVRSGLFSSKPALADALFKAGETSGDLCWQLPLDEDYADGLKTNFADVANVAGRAGGAITAAKFLQRFTEKFDWAHLDIAGTAWKGGAAKGATGRPVPLLVEFVLSQVAGK, encoded by the coding sequence ATGAACTTTGAACTGAAGCCTCTGAACCTCGTGGCCTTGGCCAATGAAAAAGCCGACCTGCTGGTCCTCCTCATTGCGCAGGATTTCAAGCCCGGCAAGGACGAACTGTCCATCTTGATTGGCAAGGCCTTGAAGCAGGGGGACTTCAGTGCCAAGCCAGGCACGGTCTTGGCACTGCACCGGCCGGTGCAAGCCAATGCCGCGAAAGTTCTGTTGGTAGCCGTGGGGGAGGGTACGGCGCGCCAAGTGCGCTCTGCAATTACCGCGTGTGCGGGAAGCCTGAAGGCGCCGGTCGTTAAAAAGGCAGTGATCGCGTTTGCAGGTCCTGCCCGGGAAGATGCGGTCCGTGTAGTGCCCCTTGCGGTTGCGGACGCCACATACGTGTACACCCACACCAAATCCAAGCCCGAAGGGCGCCAGTTGCAAAAAGTGCTGGTCGGTGCGAGCAACGCATCAGAGATCGCTGCCTCATTTGCGGTGGCGGTGGGCACTGTGGCGGGCGTCGAGTTTGCCAAAGAGTGGGCCAATCGCCCAGCCAACTACGCAACGCCAACCTTGTTGGGGCAAGCCGCTCAAAGTCTGGCGGAGTTCGCCAAAATCAGCTGCGAAGTGCTAGGCCCTAAAGAAGTTGCCAAACTGGGTATGGGCTCCTTCATGGCGGTCGCCCAGGGGTCTGATGAGCCCCTGCGCTTCATTGTGCTGAAGTACAGCGGCGCTACCAAAGCGCAGGCGCCGCTGGTGCTGGTGGGCAAGGGCATTACTTTTGATAGCGGCGGCATTTCCATCAAGCCTGCGGCGGAGATGGACGAGATGAAGTTCGACATGTCCGGTGCCGCCAGTGTGCTCGGAACCTTCAGGACGCTGGCGGAGCTGAAGCCCGCGATCAATGTGATTGGCTTGATCCCGGCTTGCGAGAACTTGCTGAATGGCAAAGCTGTGAAGCCTGGCGACGTGGTGACCAGCATGAGCGGCCAGACGATCGAAATTCTCAACACCGATGCCGAAGGTCGGCTGGTGCTGTGTGATGCACTGACCTACGCAGAGCGCTTTAAACCGACCGCAGTGGTCGATATTGCGACCTTGACCGGGGCGTGCATGGTCGCGCTTGGTGGGGTCCGAAGCGGCCTGTTTTCCAGCAAGCCGGCGCTGGCGGATGCGCTTTTCAAAGCCGGTGAGACCAGTGGTGACTTGTGCTGGCAGCTGCCCCTCGATGAAGACTATGCGGATGGCTTGAAAACCAATTTTGCGGATGTGGCCAACGTGGCGGGTCGTGCAGGTGGCGCGATCACGGCTGCCAAGTTCCTCCAGCGCTTTACCGAGAAGTTTGACTGGGCGCATTTGGACATCGCGGGCACCGCCTGGAAAGGTGGGGCCGCCAAGGGCGCTACCGGACGGCCCGTGCCGCTGCTGGTGGAGTTTGTGCTGAGTCAGGTTGCCGGTAAGTGA
- a CDS encoding DNA polymerase III subunit chi: MTDVAFHFGAPNKLEYVGRLLRKAVARGARLTVLAVPAQVQYLDVSLWATSPTDFLVHGVDNGTSPDLRCPVVLTSKVHPALSSHGVLVNLTHEMPEGFDVFDRVIEVVSVDEEDRATARLRWKQYVQQGYAIQRHDLKLKGTE; encoded by the coding sequence GTGACAGACGTTGCCTTTCATTTCGGGGCCCCGAACAAGCTGGAGTACGTAGGGCGCCTTCTGAGAAAGGCCGTCGCCCGAGGGGCGCGTTTGACGGTGCTCGCCGTTCCGGCCCAAGTGCAATATCTGGATGTCAGTTTGTGGGCAACCTCGCCGACCGATTTTTTGGTGCATGGTGTTGACAACGGTACGTCGCCTGATCTGCGTTGCCCGGTTGTGTTGACATCCAAAGTTCATCCCGCTTTGTCGAGTCACGGCGTGTTAGTCAACCTGACCCATGAAATGCCCGAGGGCTTTGATGTGTTTGACCGGGTAATCGAGGTCGTGTCTGTGGATGAGGAAGACCGCGCCACGGCCCGTCTTCGTTGGAAGCAATATGTGCAGCAGGGCTATGCGATCCAGCGGCATGACCTGAAGCTGAAAGGCACTGAGTGA